The Arachis duranensis cultivar V14167 chromosome 2, aradu.V14167.gnm2.J7QH, whole genome shotgun sequence genome has a window encoding:
- the LOC107472713 gene encoding probably inactive leucine-rich repeat receptor-like protein kinase At5g48380: protein MVLSGVFGFLMLISSFGTAHGTDTDIFCLKSIKGSIEDPYNYLQSWTFNNKTEGSICKFSGVECWHPDENRVLNLKLSNMGLKGQFPRAIRNCSSLTGLDLSINKLSGTIPADISSLLTYVVTLDLSSNEFSGTIPESLANCTYLNSLKLDSNRLTGQIPGQFASLGRLKTFSVTNNLLSGPVPNFNSTKVTASYGNNIGLCGGTNLGNCQLQSSKSNTAVIAGAAVGGVTVAVLGLGIGMFFYVRRVGYKRKKEEDPEGNKWARSIKGTKAIKVSLFEKSVSKMKMSDLMKATNKFSNTNIIGSGRTGTVYKAVLEDGTSLMVKRLQQSQHSEKEFRSEMATLGSVKHRNLVPLLGFCMAKKERLVVYKNMPNGNLYDQLHPAEGPSSLDWTLRLKIAIGAAKGLAWLHHSCNPRIIHRNISSKCILLDADFEPKISDFGLARLMNPIDTHLSTFVNGEFGDLGYVAPEYTRTLVATPKGDVYSFGTVLLELVTGERPTNVAKAPETFKGNLVEWIMQLSSNSQLHDAIDESLAGKGVDNELFQFLKVACNCVSLTAKERPTMFEVYQFLRAIGSRYNFTTEDEILIPVDIGTADNMEELIVAREAFDD from the exons ATGGTTCTTAGTGGTGTTTTTGGTTTCTTGATGCTGATTAGTAGTTTTGGAACCGCACATGGCACTGATACTGATATCTTCTGCTTGAAGAGTATCAAGGGATCCATTGAAGACCCTTACAACTATTTGCAATCTTGGACTTTCAATAACAAAACCGAAGGGTCTATATGTAAATTCAGTGGGGTTGAGTGTTGGCACCCTGATGAGAACAGGGTCTTGAATCTCAAGCTCTCAAATATGGGGCTAAAGGGTCAGTTTCCCCGTGCCATTCGGAACTGCTCGAGTTTGACAGGGTTGGATCTTTCAATCAACAAGCTATCCGGAACGATTCCAGCGGATATATCCTCTCTTCTGACTTATGTGGTCACTCTTGATCTGTCATCAAATGAATTCTCCGGCACAATACCCGAAAGCCTTGCGAATTGTACTTATCTTAATTCCCTTAAACTTGATTCTAATAGGCTTACTGGTCAAATTCCTGGACAATTCGCCAGCCTCGGACGGCTCAAGACATTCAGTGTAACTAACAATCTTTTGTCCGGGCCAGTTCCAAACTTTAATTCTACTAAAGTGACGGCTTCATATGGAAACAATATAGGCCTATGTGGAGGAACTAACTTGGGAAATTGTCAGCTCCAGTCTTCCAAGAGTAACACTGCAGTCATAGCCGGAGCAGCTGTTGGTGGGGTGACTGTTGCGGTGTTAGGATTGGGCATTGGAATGTTCTTCTATGTGCGCCGTGTCGGTTAcaagaggaagaaggaagaggacCCCGAAGGAAACAAATGGGCGAGAAGTATAAAGGGAACCAAAGCAATAAAG GTTTCTTTGTTTGAGAAATCAGtttcaaaaatgaaaatgagtgATCTCATGAAGGCTACTAACAAGTTCAGTAACACCAATATCATCGGATCAGGACGAACGGGAACTGTTTACAAAGCTGTTCTTGAGGATGGCACATCACTTATGGTTAAGAGGTTGCAGCAATCCCAGCACTCTGAGAAAGAATTTAGGTCCGAGATGGCTACACTCGGGTCGGTCAAGCACCGAAACCTGGTTCCTCTCTTAGGATTTTGCATGGCCAAAAAGGAGAGGCTTGTGGTGTATAAAAATATGCCAAATGGAAACCTCTATGATCAGCTACATCCGGCCGAAGGTCCGAGCTCCCTTGACTGGACTCTAAGGCTCAAAATTGCAATTGGAGCTGCCAAAGGATTAGCATGGCTTCATCATAGCTGCAATCCCCGAATCATCCACCGAAACATAAGCTCTAAATGCATACTCTTGGATGCTGATTTCGAGCCCAAAATCTCCGACTTCGGCCTTGCCAGACTGATGAATCCTATAGATACACATTTAAGTACTTTCGTCAACGGCGAGTTTGGAGACTTAGGATATGTTGCTCCAGAGTACACAAGAACCTTAGTTGCTACACCAAAGGGAGATGTTTATAGCTTTGGCACTGTGCTTCTCGAGTTGGTAACCGGCGAAAGACCTACCAATGTGGCTAAAGCTCCAGAAACATTCAAAGGGAATCTGGTGGAGTGGATTATGCAGCTCTCTAGCAACTCTCAACTCCATGACGCCATCGATGAGTCTCTAGCTGGAAAGGGAGTTGACAACGAGCTCTTCCAATTTCTGAAGGTTGCTTGCAACTGTGTTTCTTTAACTGCAAAGGAGAGACCAACCATGTTTGAAGTGTATCAGTTTCTAAGAGCAATTGGGAGTAGGTACAATTTCACTACTGAGGATGAGATTTTGATACCTGTAGATATTGGCACTGCTGATAACATGGAGGAACTTATTGTTGCTAGAGAAGCATTTGATGATTGA